The Pelecanus crispus isolate bPelCri1 chromosome 16, bPelCri1.pri, whole genome shotgun sequence sequence aacggCAGCTACCTGTTActagggaagaggggaggacTCCAGCCTCTGAAGAGCACGTGTAGCAGCAACCATGCTCAGAGTCGAGTatgctcccttcctctcctctaaACTCGTCTACTGTCCCCTGCAGTGCAGAGCACTAGTGGCAACCACTGGAAATGAACGTGCAAGGCACCCGCCCCTTGTGCCCCTGTGGCCCCCTTGGCTTTCTCGGGCTGCAAGAAAAGAGCCACCAGCATGGACCTGAGCCCCCACGTGACAAACACTCAAGGTACTTGGTGCCTGGCCTCAGTCACCGCAGGCGGCCTTCCTTGAGCAGagcatcaaaagcagcagcgCCCTAGGAAAGGGTTTTGGTAGCTCCCAAATGTATCACTCCTCAGTGGGAATGCAAAGAGCTGACCCCTTGGTAGGAGACATTCTGGTTTTGTAGCATGTCTGCCCTTGCGGAGAGGAGTGCAAAACCTGCTCCCTGTCAGGCTGGACTTTGCCTCGAAATGTGgccctgcttttctgttgtGACATCACAAAGCATCGTCAGCGCTGATGTAGACACAGCAGGGCACACGATCGGGGTTGTCCCTGCGCCTTTGTCACTCTCGGTCTTGAGGGAACGGAGATCGCAGAGTTTTTGGCTTGTTCCCGAGCAAGGAGGATGCCTGGTGCCTGCACCTCAGCGGGTACAGAGAGACAGCCGCGGAAGGAACACGTTCTGAGCGGGTATGTTTGAAaaatccttctcctttccccaagTGTATTTTCCACCTCATctgctggggtgggtggtgggtggACAGGGGAAGAACACGAGGGCAGCCGGAGAGCTCCGCCTGGAGGGTGGTGGAAGGCAGCGGCAGTCTCTTCAGTCTCTGCCAGGACTAGGCCGAGAAAGCCTTTTGTCTGTGCGCAATGAGGGACGAGTCCATTTTGGATCACACGGAGGCAGTCCCAAGCGGTTGCCCAGATACGTCCTGCCCTAGAAATTGCAGGAGCTTAGCACAGTCCTGTATTGCGCTCTGCAAGGTTGGCTTGCCTTTCGACCAGAACCAGGAGGATACCCACGCTTCTTCTGTTGGCAGTGGATTTGACTTGCGCTCTCCTGACAGGTGAGGTTTCCTTCGGAAACCTGGTCAGCTTCTCACCAGCGGTCTGCCTTAGGAAAAGGAGCACAAGATCCTCTGAGGGGTGCAAGAAGTTTTCTAGTAGAACAAAAGGGGACTGTTTATTCCTGATGGGTACGCTGTAAGCCTTTCGAGAGCCTCCTAGAACAGGCGGGAGGAGTTTCCGTCTTGCAGAGTGGTGTGTGCTGTCTCTTGGCCGATCAGGCTTCAGGGGAGCAGGGCCTAGCCACCAGGGTCTTTCTCTGGCGTTTCCTTGGTTCCCCATGGATTACCAGCATGCCTTGACGTTcaaccctccctccctccctgcctctccttttctccctctcctttttacCCGGTCTGCATTTGTCTGCATTTATGCGAAGAAAAGGGCCAGTGATAAGCCAGCTGCTAAAGAAATGCTGCTAGAGGGGAGACACACGACCCCCCTGCCTTGCAGGCTGTTGAACTGTAGGGGTACAGGCTGAACCTGACTCGAGCTTGTGCGGGACCAAGCCAATCCTCCCGCCAGGAATGCCAGGTTCAAGACCTGCAGTCCCTACTGATGCTCTCGAGTCTGCTGCTGAACCGCACGGGTAGCGCCAGCTTCACCATCCTTTTCCTCCTTACTGCTCCGTAGGAAGACGAAGGCTCTGAAGATGGTGACCGTGGCGCTGCTTGTCAGTCTGCTCTCTTTCGGTGAGTCTCTGTAGAGCTCAGGCCTGAGGATGGCGCTTTAGGAGGTGCCCAGGCCTCCATTCTGCCCTGGGCCGTTTCCCCTGCTGTGACCAGAGGAGCCCAGCTAAAGAGCTGAAAGTCCCCGACAGAGCTGTGTCAGTCGCGCCTGCTTCAGAGGAACGGGTGTGCGGGCGACGAAGGGGTGACTTGCCTTCCCCGGGAGGGCTAAGCCAGTTCTTCTCTTAAGCTGAGGGAGAGGCAGTGGCTAACCTCGCCTGCCCCAGGACGTTGAGAAGCTTCTGCAGGACAAGGAGCATACtccaggggagggaagggccgTCTGTTGCACAGCCCCTACGCCATCACGACCTCTTGCAAAGACGACAAGAGGAGAGACAGCTATGGCacctgggaggggacacggaaaggggagcgggcagcgcgAGGCATAACCCCGCCTTAGACCAAGTTCTAAGCGTAACGAGAGCTTTTGTGTATGACTGGCAGGTGTTTACCGCGTGGGACAGCTTGGCGAAAAAAGCCTCTGGAGGACCGCAGCAGTATGCTGGGCCTACGTCTCCTCCTCTATTCAGCCGCTCCAACAGCAGGTGACCCCTAGGTTTCTTCAGATCAAGACTGGTACTGGCAGCGTAAGTCCAGGGCATAAAGTGCCACTGATTAAAAAAGCCTGTGGCTCGGGCTAGGTACAGTAGCCACCCTGGCAGGTCATTCAGGTGAAGGCCAAGTGGACCGAACCCCAGTGTCTCTGCAGCTCGTGGCATTGCACGCAGCTGATAAGGAACAATGGTGAGGCAGATTTGGGCCTGCGTAGGTTTCAGCAAAGCACTGGCTTGCATGCCAAGACTTGAGTCCCTTGGTTTTGATCACGGCTAGTAGAgtcctgctgccccagccttCAACGTGCCAAGCACTTCAGAAATTCGCTTGTGGGCGCGTAGTTCAGCAAGCAGCTCCGTAGCAATGGCACTTCCCAGGGTGGTATCAAGAAAGGACCTGTAATCAAGCCACCCTTGGAAGTGTAGCAGGAACCTGCCCGACAGTAGTCCAGCTGCCTAGGAAGACTGGGAAACCGAAGGAGTAGGTAAGAGAGGTTGCATGCACCTCTCGACCTATGGAATGAATGAATGCCTGACAAATGGTAGAAGGCTTTGTAGGAAAGATGGTGTTTAGCTGGAAGCTGTGCCCCAGTCAAAGAGGGGAAGCTGTCTGGAAGAAGACAATGCCCAATGTCAATGGTCTTCTGTCTTGCCCGCCGGTCCACGGTGGTGTTTTCAGAGTGTACGCTACGGGAGCACCCGAGCACGAATAGCCATGCCGTCTGTAACTCTCTGTTTCCCGTGGCTGTACAGAGACTGTCGTTGTGCGctgcctttctttctgcagaaggcCTGTTTCTATTTGGAATGACTGTTGCCTTCATTGTCGTTCCAGGAGCGCTTGCACCTCCCTGGAGGGGACTGGAAGACTCGGAggtaaaaaaacatttcccctTGACTAGAGGGCTCTTTAGAGGAGCGCTGCCCCTCGGCCCCAACAGGACATTGTTTATGCCCTGTCTCACACAAACTTCACCTGGCACAGCTGCCTGAGATTCTCCCCATtgccctttcttcccttctgccaaAGGGTCAGCTACAGCTCCCCGCTTCCGTCAGAGGACTGGGGCCACCCTTTTGCTTGAGCTGGGCTGTTTGCAGCTCCACCTTTCTAACACCTGAGAAGGGGAACTACGGTAgccttctccaccctgcacccgTTTCTCTCCCTCGATGCTTGGGAGTAGCTGCTAGGAGACACCTCTGCGGCTTTCCATTGCTAGGCTGCAATAGAAAGCCCCTGCAAGCAGCATTGCCCCCtcaaaggagaggagaggccaagggaaaaaagagcgTCTTCTCTCAGGCTGAGGTCAGCGTAGCAGCAGTTGCCCATGAAGAGCTTTGCAGGGGGGCACGGTTCAAGGACTGAGGGCAGCCTTGCAGCTGCCACCGTCAAGCGGAGAGGGAGGACAGAAGCGTGTTTCTCGAGCAAGCGGAAGAGGCTAGCCGAGGCAAGGGACGTGTTATGctaagaaaggagaagagggagcagcaggagagaggtggaggaaaacacagagagCTGAGATACTGGCAGCCAAGCACAGCAAAGACAACCGGGGCGGAGGGCTCTAGGGCTGATCCAGGAgagctctccccagcctcccttAGATCGTGTCTCACTAGGCTATCCctaaggcagggaaggagaaggaaggaagcgGGGCAGGGTGCTTCGGTAGGACCCGGGTTCAGGGAGGGGAACAAAGAGCAACACTGGGGAGAGAGCTGCTGTTGAGAAGCGGCATTTGGCAACGGCAACCGCTTTCCCTTGCTCTTTGTGCGTCTTGCGGGCCTCCCCTGTTTACGCCTGAGCCGCATGCGTAGCAGGAATTGGGAGACTAGACTGGGCAAACAGACGTGGGATCGGCATGCTATGCCCCTGTTGGCTACCTCTTAACTCGCAGCAGCCTGCCTCGAGAcctcttctgaaaggaaaaaactgcGCACCTCCTCTTTCTGTTGGTGTTTTCTATAGGAACTGCCACCTGCACCccttcagctctgctcttgcaTGGCTTTGATGACGCGTTGCCGCCTTGTAATAGGGAAAAAGATGGCTTTGGGCGTTTGAGACGTTCAGCAGTTCCCCAAAATGTACCCAGGCAGCCAGGGAAGCAGCTTCTCAGCCTGAAGCTCTGAGAACGTCGGAACTAACTCTCCCAACCGCTTAAGGCGTGGTTAGCCGGCCAGTCATCCAGAGCCAGGCTTCTTGCGTCGCTCATGTCCCCACGGCGTCCGAGAGGCCAGCCACAACACTTACAGTCTCTCCGTTGCTCACTTCTTGTAGGCCAGCAGGGGACGAGTTCGGAGAAGCGCTTAGCAATACCCTGAGCCTGCAAGAGCAGCTACGTAAGCTCCAGGAAGAGCTTTATCACCTGCGGTGGAGCGTAAAGGATGTCGCCGAGCGAGCTCTCCACGAAGCCTTGAAGCAGGCTAAGCTCCCAGGCTTTACCGGATGGGTAAGGGCACACTGCAGAAGGCTCTACTCAGAGGTTTCGTTCCTCCCTCCGCCATGTATCCTACTACAGTTCCCCGTCATAGCCAGCCAAAAGGCTGGCGCTGCTGCAACAAGTGCTGTGCATTGCCACGcctcccttttcctgctgctccacACGTCCTTATGGGGGAAGAGAGCGCCGTGACAGGAATGACAGTTGTCTTAGTCGTACCTTCCTCTCCGTCCAGATCTCGGGCCCTCCTCAAGGGAGGAccggaaagaaagaaagaatggtCCCAGCAGTCCATAGTTCCCCCAGTCCCACCTCAGGCCCAGAAGGCTTGTCCGTCCGTGCTGCCTGGCATGGGGCACCTCCACAGGAAAAGCCCCTTCCCGCAACTTCAGCTTTCAGAGCATCGGAGTGAGCAGCCCCTCCATTCTGACACCGGTCAATCAGAGTAGAGCAAACCTGGCAGGTTGCCGGGCAGTGCCGGCGTTCCTTCCGTGTGAGTTTAACCTTGCCCCAGCTCACCTTGGCTGGCCttgcaggggagctgctggccccGTTCCTTTTCCTTCTAACAGGTGCTCTCCTTTGTCTTCCTTCCCAGGCTGTTCAAGAGATAATCAATCAAGTCTTgaagaagctggaagaaaaccaaGTCCCCATGCCTGACTATGCCCTCAAATCATCAGGTGCCGTGACATTGTACAAAGCAACCAGTTCCAAAGCGCTTCCGGTCCAGCTTGACAAGACAGGCATTTGAACGCGCCCAGTGGTAGGAGAGGAGGGGCGACAAGTCAAGGGCCACCTCGTGCCCTAAAAATGTACCCACTGACAGAGTTGGGAACGGGCCAGACCACATCTGAGGAGCAGAAAGCCTAGCTCACGTTCCTGTCTTTCTCCACGGCCCCTTACGACAGTTTCATGAGTCCCTGCTCGGAGGCATCGTGCCAGTAGGAAAGAGGGGCATCCCACTGTAGGAGACGGATGACTACTTAGAAGCCTTTTTGCAAGTCAACAGGGCAATCAATATTCCTTATGACATTGCTCGCTGATCGTGCTCGTCTTTTAATTTCCAGGGGCTGCTGTCGTTCATTCAAGGACTTCGCCGTCCTTCAGGACTACCAaaggaaaagtctttttctATTCCCTGCCGGTGCTGGATCACATGAGGTCTCCTGAGCTTATTCTTGAGGTAGGAGCACCGAGAAACGGAAGAGCAaagggcgggggcggcggggagtggGGAGGCAGCGGGAACCAAACACGCTGCTGAGAGCTGCCTTTACCCTTGTCTTTGCTCctcaaagctttcttttcctgccttcttGCATGGACCTACTCGCCTCCTGTGTCTCCCTGCTATTTCCTCTCCCGGAGTGCCCCAGGTCATCTGCGCGAGCTTTTAACAGGCTACCTTGGCCCTGCAGTCTTTGTCTTCCCAGGCACCGTGAAAACTGTCAGGCGCGGCACAGAAGGAGAATGGGAAAGGTGCCTGCAGAGGTCTGGGGTGTGAGCTCGCCAGGGCTCTTAGGGAGCACAAGCGGGCTCTGAGAGCCTGCACTGCTGGAGGGCCGGCCCCACGTTGTGCTTGCAAGCCATGCAGGCACTGCTCCGGAGCTGCCTGCACAAGTGCAAGAGTTGGCTGCTGCCCGTGGAAGGAGGTGGGACTGGATGAGAGGGAGCGATTGCGTTCCCTTACGGGAAAGGCTCGTCCAGGTGGGGCCCTTAGTTGCCACCTGCCCTGGGCGGGTGCCTTTCAGCCGCACCGTCCCTTGCTTGTTCTTGGCGAGTTGCTCCGGACCGGGAGAGGCCGGAGAGCTTCTACAAGTAGCgcagccagctccctgcagtcCCTGCAAGAAGCAATCCAGTGCTTCTGCGCTGAAGGGGTCTCGTGACGCGTGAATTCTCGTGACTGCTTCTCTGTTCCGTACCCACAGGGTCCGACCGAAGGCATTGGCTGTGGTTCCGAGCAGAACTGCTTGGCCACATCGGTTCTTAATGTTCTGATGCGCGCGGCAGGAATGAGAGCCAGGGCACCCTTCTCCACGTGAACAtggtttcttcttctcctttcagCCTGAAAATCATCCGGGAAACTGCTGGCCCTTCCCAGGAAGTCAGGGACACGTCTTCGTCAAGCTGTCTGAGCCAATCATTCCCAGGGCAGTCACCATGGACCACGTTTCAGGGACAGCGTTCCATGGAGACAGTATCTCCAGGGCCCCAAAGGACTTTGCTGTCTACGTAAGTGATTTCTCTAGAGTCGGGGGCAGGGGGTTGCATAGCATTTTTCTAAGCCGGAGGGAATACAGGTCAGAGAGTCCAGCGGCCTGCGCTTTCCCCTGCCTCGCAGAAGAAACAAGCTCCTTGGAGTTGTATTCCTCTCTTATCCAATGTACCCGCTCAAAAGGAAGCTCCTGGGGCAAGGTGCAACCCCAGGAGCCACAGGGAAAAGGAGCTGGCCACGGTGCACGGTCCTAGACCTTCTTGGCTTCCAATCCCAGTGGGCATTCGTGATCCTCAGGTTACCCCGCACTCACTGGGAACGTCTGCTCCTTCTCTGACTCTCAGCTGAGACTCGTAGAGTAGGCAAGCGTGGCGTGCTCCCCCCGCTGCAGCTTCTTGTCTTCTCCTTGTGCTCCTCGTCCTTGGACTACGTAGCTGAAATAAAGCAGTACTTCACTGACTGAAGGTAAGTCTTCCCACGGTGTACCAGGCGCTCTTGTTTTCTCCACCCCTCTCTTTCTCTAGGGCCTGAAGGAAGAACATGAGGAGCAGGGAACGTTCCTGGGACAGTTCACTTTCCAGGCGGTGCTGAATCCCAGGCAGACCTTCCAGCTGAAGGTACGGGAGCAAAGAGGGAGGAGAattggaggagaggaggagaaatgcgGTTGGCTGGGCAGAAGCTTCCCTGCCAAAGGGCTACAGGCAGCCCTCTCCTTGAGCACGTGCCACGCCggcctttcttctgctttaactTCCTGACGGCGTACGCCCGCCACTGATGTTGTTCTTCTCTTGCGTTTTGGGTTTAAGCTTCAGCGCTTACAAGCGCCGCGGTTGAAGCTGAAAGCGGCTTGGCTGCCTGGACGCCAAGCGCATCCAAGTGGCCGCATCCCGTCGTATGCGCTGCTACTGGCCTGCTAGTTAAAGACGAGAAATACTGGGCTTGCTGGGGATTCTGTTGTTGCTGGTAGCGCGTGGTGACAGGGAGGCCATTCTGTTCCGGTGGCTTTCTAGAGAAGGCACTAGCACCACTGGGTCTTCTGACTGCGGAAGCACACGCCTCAAAGCAGGCAAGAAGACCTTGCCAACCTATTTGCCGAAGCTGCTTCTGGTAGCTGCTTCTTCCTTGACTATTCTCATGGCCAAATGAGGTAGAGCAGGAGAAGAACCTCCTGACCACGAGAGGTCAAAAAGGCCTCGCAGGGCAGCCAGAAGTAAGCTGTTGAACGAGTCCCTCGCTGCGGCACTACTCTGTCAGTAGTCAAATGCTAGAGAGGAAAAGGCaactcatttcttcttctcattTCAGAAGGAGCTCTCTGGTTTTGCGAATTACGTAAGGCTGCAAGTGCTGAGCAACTGGGGCCACCCGGCCTACACCTGCCTCTATCGATTCAGGGTGCACGGTGATCCTCTCAAAGACGGGGGACGGGCGTCAGTTTCGCCTGGCAATAAACTCCATTAATTTTCACCAAGTCGAGTTCGACCCTGCTTTGCCTGTGATGCTAACTGCTAAGAgagctccctgtccctctctCGACCCCCGAGCTTACCGGAGGCTTCCGGAGTACGTGGCAGAAAGCCTGACATCCACACACTTGCTGCCTACACAGTCCTAGACACGAAAGATTAAAGCAAGGTACAGTTGTCTTACGCGGGAGGCGGCTAAGGATCAACTGTGAGCACCGCAGCTCGCTCCTCGGCCAGCTGGGGCACTGGGCCTGCGCAGAGACAGCCTGCAAGAAGGGCCGTTGCACCTGGAGCTGCTCTCGCAGCAGcacaagggctgtgcacagctctGCCGTCCCTCAGTCCACACATGGGGTCTGGGCCTGCtcagggagggagcggggggaaaggcggggaaggggagggaagaggaaggaaggggagctgCCCTGGATTGGTTCTGGAACAGCAAGTCTTTCCCAAAATGCgggtctgtctgtgctgccagccgcagcccggggcaggaggagctgcgtGACGGGAGCCGCTTGCGTCGGCCAGGCCGGCACCCGGCAGGAAGAcggggctctgcccccggtCACACGGCCCGcgctgagcccagcacccagggccttCCTCAGGCCTCACCTTCCCCGGGGCGGTGAGGAGGAGAGACGCCCTGTCCTGGCATGGCCCAGGGCACCCTCCTGTGGCCTGAAGGAAGGGCAAAGCCGCCATCGCTCTCCGCACAGGGGCTGACCGCTGTCCTTCGCTTCCGTCCCTGGGGCTCCGCAGTGCTGGCAGGCCCCGCAGGGCTTCAGGGCCAAGCAAACACCCAGGCgccgggggctcctggggctcgGGGCGGCTTTGGGCAGCTCCGAAGCTGAGGCACGGCTGCTGCCCCTTTGCTACCGCAGATGCAGTTATTTGCTACCCCCTTCACGGTCAATCCTCTTTCTCCTCGTGGCACATGGACTGGACACATGCCACGTCCCCGTTAGGCTGGCAGGACTTCAGGGAAATGAGGAGGTCCCGGCACGCACACGGGCAGGAGGACAGTGAAAAGGAGCCCTCTcaggctttttctgctctttcgCACCTGAACTCGGacatcagctttttttcctcccagctgcacAGCTTGCTGCCAGCCAAAGCGAGGTGGGCTGAGCCGGTCCTTGGGATAACTCGGctccttttggttttgattgCATGCctacacttttctttttgtgcaccttttctttccccctgctTCCCCCCAGTTCCGTTCTCTATTAAAGGTAATCATCATTTGCCTCTCTGGACAGACCATAGAGTAGGTAGATAACAGGATATAAGTACAGGCTGGTCTATGCCTTCAGAGCTGTGGGCTATGGGTAGAGTTACTATTGGCTAGTTATCATTTCTTCTCCACATTCTCCAGTAGGTAAGCATGAGGACAGCAGTGCAGTCCTCCTACTGAGAAGCTGGGCTCACGCTAGAATGACAAGAAGCCCACCCTGACGGGTACAGTAGGAAGTGAGACAGAAAAGGAGCATGGCAAAGAGAGCCGTTAAAGTAGCAGCTGACGGCCAGTCACCCCTGCGTACAAGGAGGGAAAGCGTGGGCTGGAGAGCCATAGGGCTCTGCTGCTAACGCTGGCAACAGGGAGGCAGCAGGTCCTCTTCAGAGAAGGTGGCACGCATGAGAGTCCTTCAAAAGGGCCTTTGTAACTGCTGGGAATTGGGGCCCTGTGACACTGACGGTCAGGTGGTcggcctgcagctctgcagcggTTAAAACTCCCACGgaagctgttttggttttgggtacCCGTGTCATTGAGCTGGAATTACTTCTTTGCAATTAGGTGGCGCGGATCTTCTTGCGCTGGGCTTCTCTTCCTGGAGCGCGTCCTGACACCCTTTGTCATCCAGAGCTTTCCCCTCTGTTCCCGAGAGGAGCTTGGGGAAAGTGCTCTCCTTTCTCACTCCTCCAGGCAGCCTCGTCTGTCACCGCAGCTCGGAGGACTTTGTGAAACCCGAGCAGCTGGATGGCGAAAACTGCTTTAAACGTAGCAAGTAAGATGATCAGTAACCGTGTGTTAGTACTAGATCCTGCATGAAGGTGTTGCGTGTCAGCGAGCACGAGTCATCTTTTCACGTGGGTTTATGGGACAATAATGAGATgcagctctttttttcagatggcCTTATGCATCTCAATAGCCTTAAGATTATACAAGGGTGCGTGAGATGCGAAAGCTTGTCTGGCTTTCCGGGGGCAGAAAGGGTGCATTGGGCTCTGGgcttgctggggaaggggaaggggaaggggaaggggaagggaagaagggaatgCGCAGCgcggggtgggaaggggaggggacatgacaggaggggagaggaggagagaggaccagagaggagctgccctgttgtggtttagccccagccagccactaagcaccacgcagccgctcactcactccccctaccccgatgggatgggggagaggattggcggggtaagagtgagaaacactcctgggttgagataagaacagtttaataattgaaataaagtaaaatagtaatgataataataacaatataataatgatgataataataataacaatatacaaagcaagtgatgcacaatgcaattgctcaccactcgccgaccgatacccagacagctcccgagcagcgatcgctgctccccggccaaccccccccccccccccccccccccccccagtttctatactgagcatgacgtcacatggtatggaatagccctttggtcagtttggatcaactattctggctgtgccccctcccagtttcttgtggccctggcagagcatgggaagctgaaaagtccttgacgggcataagcagtacttagcaacaactaaaaacatcagcgtgttatcaacgttcttctcctactaaatccaaaacacagcactatgcctgctactaggaagaaaattaactgtatcccagccaaaaccaggacatgccCCCTGGACGTGTAGTGCAGCAGCAGTCCCCCATGGCGCCGTGGCGTGCGGGGGGACGTGCGCCTGTCGTCTCGTAAGCCTGGCTCTCACCCAACAGAGCACCCACGCTGGCAGAGCCATTTCTTTGTACAGTGTAGCTCTGGCCTTTCATCTGCGATTGGACAGGCTTCCTTTTGGGGATAAAGGTAGCATGCTTTTGCCAACTCTGTTAGTCGTTTgtttggggagaaaaacaaaacggCAGCTACCTGTTActagggaagaggggaggacTCCAGCCTCTGAAGAGCACGTGTAGCAGCAACCATGCTCAGAGTCGAGTatgctcccttcctctcctctaaAC is a genomic window containing:
- the LOC142595039 gene encoding SUN domain-containing protein 3-like → MRDESILDHTEAVPSGCPDTSCPRNCRSLAQSCIALCKVGLPFDQNQEDTHASSVGSGFDLRSPDRKTKALKMVTVALLVSLLSFGVYRVGQLGEKSLWRTAAVCWAYVSSSIQPLQQQVTPRFLQIKTGTVATLAGHSGEGQVDRTPVSLQLVALHAADKEQWPAGDEFGEALSNTLSLQEQLRKLQEELYHLRWSVKDVAERALHEALKQAKLPGFTGWAVQEIINQVLKKLEENQVPMPDYALKSSGAAVVHSRTSPSFRTTKGKVFFYSLPVLDHMRSPELILEPENHPGNCWPFPGSQGHVFVKLSEPIIPRAVTMDHVSGTAFHGDSISRAPKDFAVYGLKEEHEEQGTFLGQFTFQAVLNPRQTFQLKKELSGFANYVRLQVLSNWGHPAYTCLYRFRVHGDPLKDGGRASVLY